A section of the Humulus lupulus chromosome 2, drHumLupu1.1, whole genome shotgun sequence genome encodes:
- the LOC133818773 gene encoding ATPase family AAA domain-containing protein At1g05910 isoform X1 translates to MHSKRSGQSDEPDSRPVRSSDRLKRRPKLYGRAYLFYTPTNIIRKRKTKTKTRTAASRIAKMLSPGNRSRRANHASNNNNADETNLRRSTRKRKAVNLEDYTDSSGYGDEDMMRPTYRSSRNQIDNNVSQDELSFLKDKNTVENKSTPRREGLRPRRSKGVARGQLTLESDDDQGTSEEKVGEDDTENGNDIEDIDVSDGQNEGEGDGDDDGEEDGDDEEGEEEQDGRRRYDLRNRGEVRRMSMEEGKPRTRSPRRVLHQGMGTKVGRDVRKSGSRVHKRHRITRTEDSDDSLLVDELDQGPAIPWGRGGSSRSGQPWLFGGLDMHGTTTWGLNAAASGWGHQGDALATLTSGIQTAGPSSKGGADIQPLQVDESVSFDDIGGLSEYIDALKEMVFFPLLYPDFFASYHITPPRGVLLCGPPGTGKTLIARALACAASKAGQKVSFYMRKGADVLSKWVGEAERQLKLLFEEAQRNQPSIIFFDEIDGLAPVRSSKQEQIHNSIVSTLLALMDGLDSRGQVVLIGATNRIDAIDGALRRPGRFDREFNFPLPGCEARAEILDIHTRKWQHPPSNELKLELAASCVGYCGADLKALCTEAAIRAFREKYPQVYTSDDKFVIDVDSVRVEKYHFVEAMSTITPAAHRGATVQSRPLSLVVAPCLQRHLHKAMDCIFDNFPPLAMSSELTKLSLLSYGAAIPLVYRPRLLLCGSEGSGLDHLGPAILHELEKFPVHSLGLSSLLSDPSAKTPEEALVHIFGEARRTTPSILYLPQFHLWWETAHEQLRAVLLTLLEELPSDLPILLLGTSSVPLAEIDSESASIFSLRSVYEVGELTKEDRILFYDHLIEAALSVLLEGMAKKSQDLSSAPELPKAPKVVSGPKISELKAKIEAEQHALRRLRMCLRDICNRILYDKRFCAFHYPVSDEDAPNYRSIIQNPMDMATLLQRVDSGQYITCSAFLQDFDLIVFNAKVYNGDDYNGARIVSRGYELRDAVHGMLSQMDPALVACCDKIAAQGGPMHIPEEFGGSTFPSTPVVQLGTMTRASARLRNVQPEVNLDQSYEALKRPKKIVDPANTEEKSRQQEPLKPSQESEVMDANPERPETSPAEQSHDEASAREVEVSAREVGSLDVAMSDVEFANQVKSVKQSFVDRSENFNIPQLERLYTRIMKGIFEIKDKESRDNPKASIMRFLHKFAEDNANF, encoded by the exons ATGCATTCGAAGCGATCGGGGCAGAGCGATGAGCCGGATTCGAGGCCGGTTAGGTCCAGCGACCGGCTCAAGAGGAGACCTAAGCTTTATGGGCGTGCTTACTTGTTCTACACCCCCACCAATATCATTCGGAAGAGGAAGACCAAGACCAAGACCCGCACTGCCGCTTCTCGCATTGCCAAGATGCTCTCTCCTGGAAATCGTTCTCGCCGAGCGAATCACGCCTCCAATAACAACAAC GCAGATGAAACTAACCTCCGGCGATCAACTAGAAAGCGGAAGGCAGTAAATCTTGAAGATTATACCGACAGTTCTGGTTACGGGGACGAAGACATGATG agACCCACATATCGATCTTCGAGAAATCAGATTGATAATAATGTTAGCCAAGATGAGTTGTCGTTTCTGAAGGATAAAAATACTGTAGAAAATAAATCAACGCCTCGGCGTGAAGGATTACGACCTCGTCGTTCTAAGGGAGTTGCAAGAGGGCAGCTAACTTTGGAATCTGATGATGACCAAGGCACTTCGGAAGAAAAAGTTGGTGAAGATGACACCGAAAATGGGAATGACATTGAAGACATCGATGTGAGTGATGGTCAGAATGAAGGTGAAGGTGATGGCGATGATGATGGAGAGGAAGATGGTGATGATGAAGAGGGCGAGGAGGAACAGGATGGAAGAAGGCGGTATGATCTCAGGAATCGTGGCGAAGTACGTCGTATGTCTATGGAAGAAGGAAAGCCGAGAACTAGATCTCCTCGAAGGGTTTTACATCAAGGAATGGGAACTAAGGTTGGCAGGGATGTTAGGAAAAGTGGATCACGGGTTCATAAGCGCCACCGGATTACAAGAACGGAAGATTCTGATGACTCTCTTCTTGTAGATGAGTTGGATCAAGGCCCTGCAATTCCATGGGGACGGGGTGGGAGTAGTAGATCTGGGCAACCTTGGCTCTTTGGTGGGCTTGACATGCATGGGACAACAACATGGGGATTGAATGCTGCAGCATCAGGTTGGGGTCATCAGGGTGATGCTTTGGCTACCTTGACTTCTGGGATTCAAACTGCAGGGCCAAGTTCAAAGGGAGGGGCAGATATTCAACCTTTACAGGTTGATGAGAGTGTGAGTTTTGATGACATAGGTGGGCTTTCTGAATATATAGATGCATTGAAGGAAATGGTTTTCTTTCCTTTATTATATCCTGATTTCTTTGCCAGTTATCATATCACCCCACCAAGGGGAGTGTTGTTGTGTGGCCCCCCTGGCACTGGAAAGACACTAATTGCTAGGGCATTGGCTTGTGCTGCATCAAAGGCTGGGCAGAAGGTGAGCTTTTATATGCGTAAGGGTGCTGATGTCTTAAGCAAATGGGTTGGAGAGGCAGAAAGACAATTGAAGCTACTTTTTGAGGAAGCACAAAGGAATCAACCTTCCATAATTTTCTTTGATGAAATAGATGGACTTGCTCCTGTGAGGTCTAGCAAACAAGAGCAGATTCACAATTCCATTGTATCTACTTTGCTTGCTCTGATGGACGGTCTTGATTCTCGCGGACAAGTTGTTTTAATTGGAGCAACAAATCGAATTGATGCTATTGATGGGGCCTTGCGGCGCCCTGGTCGTTTTGATCGTGAGTTCAACTTTCCTTTGCCTGGTTGTGAGGCACGTGCTGAAATCTTAGATATACATACGCGCAAATGGCAGCATCCTCCGTCAAATGAATTGAAACTAGAACTTGCAGCTAGTTGTGTTGGATATTGCGGTGCTGATTTGAAGGCTCTTTGCACTGAAGCTGCCATTCGTGCATTCCGCGAAAAGTATCCTCAGGTTTACACAAGTGATGACAAATTTGTCATAGATGTTGATTCAGTACGGGTTGAGAAGTATCATTTTGTTGAAGCCATGTCAACCATTACTCCTGCTGCTCATAGAGGTGCCACTGTTCAATCTAGACCATTGTCTTTAGTAGTTGCACCGTGTTTGCAAAGACATCTGCATAAAGCCATGGACTGTATATTTGATAATTTTCCTCCCCTTGCAATGTCTTCCGAATTGACTAAGCTTTCTTTACTTTCCTACGGAGCAGCAATTCCTCTTGTATATAGGCCCCGGCTTCTTTTGTGTGGCAGTGAAGGTTCTGGACTG GATCATCTTGGGCCTGCAATATTGCATGAACTAGAGAAGTTCCCTGTTCATTCTCTGGGCCTATCATCTCTACTTTCTGATCCCAGTGCAAAGACTCCTGAGGAGGCATTGGTACATATATTTGGTGAAGCAAGAAGAACAACCCCATCCATCCTTTATTTGCCCCAGTTTCATCTTTGGTGGGAGACT GCACACGAGCAATTGAGGGCTGTTTTGCTGACCTTGTTAGAAGAATTGCCATCTGATTTACCCATATTATTACTTGGGACATCATCAGTGCCCCTTGCTGAAATTGATTCAGAGTCTGCTTCAATATTTTCCCTCCGTTCTGT CTATGAGGTTGGTGAACTAACTAAGGAAGACAGAATATTGTTTTATGATCATTTAATTGAAGCTGCATTGTCAGTCTTGTTGGAGGGGATGGCAAAGAAATCCCAGGATTTGTCATCTGCTCCTGAGCTTCCGAAGGCTCCAAAAGTGGTGAGTGGACCAAAGATCTCTGAGTTAAAAGCCAAGATAGAAGCTGAGCAGCATGCCCTTCGCCGATTGCGGATGTGCCTAAGAGATATTTGCAACCG GATTTTATATGATAAACGGTTTTGTGCCTTCCACTATCCTGTCTCTGATGAAGATGCTCCCAACTATCGTTCAATAATCCAGAACCCAATGGACATGGCTACTCTTTTGCAGCGAGTTGATTCTGGGCAGTATATTACATGTTCAGCATTCCTTCAAGATTTTGATCTCATTGTATTTAATGCAAAG GTTTATAATGGAGATGATTACAATGGTGCTAGGATCGTTAGCAGAGGTTATGAGCTTCGAGATGCG GTTCACGGAATGCTGTCACAGATGGACCCTGCTCTCGTTGCATGCTGTGACAAGATCGCAGCACAAGGTGGTCCAATGCATATACCGGAAGAATTTGGGGGATCTACTTTTCCTTCAACTCCCGTCGTGCAGTTGGGAACAATGACCAGAGCAAGTGCTCGACTTCGAAATGTCCAACCAGAGGTAAATCTGGACCAAAGTTATGAGGCCCTAAAACGACCGAAAAAGATTGTTGATCCTGCAAATACAG AAGAGAAGTCACGACAACAAGAGCCATTAAAGCCATCTCAGGAATCAGAAGTAATGGATGCAAATCCTGAAAGGCCAGAAACGTCTCCTGCTGAGCAAAGTCATGATGAAGCTTCTGCCAGAGAAGTTGAAGTTTCTGCCAGAGAAGTTGGTTCTCTTGATGTTGCAATGTCAGATGTTGAGTTCGCAAACCAGGTGAAGTCTGTAAAGCAGAGTTTTGTGGATCGATCTGAAAACTTCAACATTCCACAGCTTGAGAGACTTTACACCCGAATTATGAAGGGAATTTTTGAAATCAAGGATAAAGAAAGTAGAGACAATCCCAAGGCTTCAATCATGAGATTTTTGCACAAGTTTGCAGAGGATAATGCAAATTTCTAG
- the LOC133818773 gene encoding ATPase family AAA domain-containing protein At1g05910 isoform X2 gives MHSKRSGQSDEPDSRPVRSSDRLKRRPKLYGRAYLFYTPTNIIRKRKTKTKTRTAASRIAKMLSPGNRSRRANHASNNNNADETNLRRSTRKRKAVNLEDYTDSSGYGDEDMMRPTYRSSRNQIDNNVSQDELSFLKDKNTVENKSTPRREGLRPRRSKGVARGQLTLESDDDQGTSEEKVGEDDTENGNDIEDIDVSDGQNEGEGDGDDDGEEDGDDEEGEEEQDGRRRYDLRNRGEVRRMSMEEGKPRTRSPRRVLHQGMGTKVGRDVRKSGSRVHKRHRITRTEDSDDSLLVDELDQGPAIPWGRGGSSRSGQPWLFGGLDMHGTTTWGLNAAASGWGHQGDALATLTSGIQTAGPSSKGGADIQPLQVDESVSFDDIGGLSEYIDALKEMVFFPLLYPDFFASYHITPPRGVLLCGPPGTGKTLIARALACAASKAGQKVSFYMRKGADVLSKWVGEAERQLKLLFEEAQRNQPSIIFFDEIDGLAPVRSSKQEQIHNSIVSTLLALMDGLDSRGQVVLIGATNRIDAIDGALRRPGRFDREFNFPLPGCEARAEILDIHTRKWQHPPSNELKLELAASCVGYCGADLKALCTEAAIRAFREKYPQVYTSDDKFVIDVDSVRVEKYHFVEAMSTITPAAHRAIPLVYRPRLLLCGSEGSGLDHLGPAILHELEKFPVHSLGLSSLLSDPSAKTPEEALVHIFGEARRTTPSILYLPQFHLWWETAHEQLRAVLLTLLEELPSDLPILLLGTSSVPLAEIDSESASIFSLRSVYEVGELTKEDRILFYDHLIEAALSVLLEGMAKKSQDLSSAPELPKAPKVVSGPKISELKAKIEAEQHALRRLRMCLRDICNRILYDKRFCAFHYPVSDEDAPNYRSIIQNPMDMATLLQRVDSGQYITCSAFLQDFDLIVFNAKVYNGDDYNGARIVSRGYELRDAVHGMLSQMDPALVACCDKIAAQGGPMHIPEEFGGSTFPSTPVVQLGTMTRASARLRNVQPEVNLDQSYEALKRPKKIVDPANTEEKSRQQEPLKPSQESEVMDANPERPETSPAEQSHDEASAREVEVSAREVGSLDVAMSDVEFANQVKSVKQSFVDRSENFNIPQLERLYTRIMKGIFEIKDKESRDNPKASIMRFLHKFAEDNANF, from the exons ATGCATTCGAAGCGATCGGGGCAGAGCGATGAGCCGGATTCGAGGCCGGTTAGGTCCAGCGACCGGCTCAAGAGGAGACCTAAGCTTTATGGGCGTGCTTACTTGTTCTACACCCCCACCAATATCATTCGGAAGAGGAAGACCAAGACCAAGACCCGCACTGCCGCTTCTCGCATTGCCAAGATGCTCTCTCCTGGAAATCGTTCTCGCCGAGCGAATCACGCCTCCAATAACAACAAC GCAGATGAAACTAACCTCCGGCGATCAACTAGAAAGCGGAAGGCAGTAAATCTTGAAGATTATACCGACAGTTCTGGTTACGGGGACGAAGACATGATG agACCCACATATCGATCTTCGAGAAATCAGATTGATAATAATGTTAGCCAAGATGAGTTGTCGTTTCTGAAGGATAAAAATACTGTAGAAAATAAATCAACGCCTCGGCGTGAAGGATTACGACCTCGTCGTTCTAAGGGAGTTGCAAGAGGGCAGCTAACTTTGGAATCTGATGATGACCAAGGCACTTCGGAAGAAAAAGTTGGTGAAGATGACACCGAAAATGGGAATGACATTGAAGACATCGATGTGAGTGATGGTCAGAATGAAGGTGAAGGTGATGGCGATGATGATGGAGAGGAAGATGGTGATGATGAAGAGGGCGAGGAGGAACAGGATGGAAGAAGGCGGTATGATCTCAGGAATCGTGGCGAAGTACGTCGTATGTCTATGGAAGAAGGAAAGCCGAGAACTAGATCTCCTCGAAGGGTTTTACATCAAGGAATGGGAACTAAGGTTGGCAGGGATGTTAGGAAAAGTGGATCACGGGTTCATAAGCGCCACCGGATTACAAGAACGGAAGATTCTGATGACTCTCTTCTTGTAGATGAGTTGGATCAAGGCCCTGCAATTCCATGGGGACGGGGTGGGAGTAGTAGATCTGGGCAACCTTGGCTCTTTGGTGGGCTTGACATGCATGGGACAACAACATGGGGATTGAATGCTGCAGCATCAGGTTGGGGTCATCAGGGTGATGCTTTGGCTACCTTGACTTCTGGGATTCAAACTGCAGGGCCAAGTTCAAAGGGAGGGGCAGATATTCAACCTTTACAGGTTGATGAGAGTGTGAGTTTTGATGACATAGGTGGGCTTTCTGAATATATAGATGCATTGAAGGAAATGGTTTTCTTTCCTTTATTATATCCTGATTTCTTTGCCAGTTATCATATCACCCCACCAAGGGGAGTGTTGTTGTGTGGCCCCCCTGGCACTGGAAAGACACTAATTGCTAGGGCATTGGCTTGTGCTGCATCAAAGGCTGGGCAGAAGGTGAGCTTTTATATGCGTAAGGGTGCTGATGTCTTAAGCAAATGGGTTGGAGAGGCAGAAAGACAATTGAAGCTACTTTTTGAGGAAGCACAAAGGAATCAACCTTCCATAATTTTCTTTGATGAAATAGATGGACTTGCTCCTGTGAGGTCTAGCAAACAAGAGCAGATTCACAATTCCATTGTATCTACTTTGCTTGCTCTGATGGACGGTCTTGATTCTCGCGGACAAGTTGTTTTAATTGGAGCAACAAATCGAATTGATGCTATTGATGGGGCCTTGCGGCGCCCTGGTCGTTTTGATCGTGAGTTCAACTTTCCTTTGCCTGGTTGTGAGGCACGTGCTGAAATCTTAGATATACATACGCGCAAATGGCAGCATCCTCCGTCAAATGAATTGAAACTAGAACTTGCAGCTAGTTGTGTTGGATATTGCGGTGCTGATTTGAAGGCTCTTTGCACTGAAGCTGCCATTCGTGCATTCCGCGAAAAGTATCCTCAGGTTTACACAAGTGATGACAAATTTGTCATAGATGTTGATTCAGTACGGGTTGAGAAGTATCATTTTGTTGAAGCCATGTCAACCATTACTCCTGCTGCTCATAGAG CAATTCCTCTTGTATATAGGCCCCGGCTTCTTTTGTGTGGCAGTGAAGGTTCTGGACTG GATCATCTTGGGCCTGCAATATTGCATGAACTAGAGAAGTTCCCTGTTCATTCTCTGGGCCTATCATCTCTACTTTCTGATCCCAGTGCAAAGACTCCTGAGGAGGCATTGGTACATATATTTGGTGAAGCAAGAAGAACAACCCCATCCATCCTTTATTTGCCCCAGTTTCATCTTTGGTGGGAGACT GCACACGAGCAATTGAGGGCTGTTTTGCTGACCTTGTTAGAAGAATTGCCATCTGATTTACCCATATTATTACTTGGGACATCATCAGTGCCCCTTGCTGAAATTGATTCAGAGTCTGCTTCAATATTTTCCCTCCGTTCTGT CTATGAGGTTGGTGAACTAACTAAGGAAGACAGAATATTGTTTTATGATCATTTAATTGAAGCTGCATTGTCAGTCTTGTTGGAGGGGATGGCAAAGAAATCCCAGGATTTGTCATCTGCTCCTGAGCTTCCGAAGGCTCCAAAAGTGGTGAGTGGACCAAAGATCTCTGAGTTAAAAGCCAAGATAGAAGCTGAGCAGCATGCCCTTCGCCGATTGCGGATGTGCCTAAGAGATATTTGCAACCG GATTTTATATGATAAACGGTTTTGTGCCTTCCACTATCCTGTCTCTGATGAAGATGCTCCCAACTATCGTTCAATAATCCAGAACCCAATGGACATGGCTACTCTTTTGCAGCGAGTTGATTCTGGGCAGTATATTACATGTTCAGCATTCCTTCAAGATTTTGATCTCATTGTATTTAATGCAAAG GTTTATAATGGAGATGATTACAATGGTGCTAGGATCGTTAGCAGAGGTTATGAGCTTCGAGATGCG GTTCACGGAATGCTGTCACAGATGGACCCTGCTCTCGTTGCATGCTGTGACAAGATCGCAGCACAAGGTGGTCCAATGCATATACCGGAAGAATTTGGGGGATCTACTTTTCCTTCAACTCCCGTCGTGCAGTTGGGAACAATGACCAGAGCAAGTGCTCGACTTCGAAATGTCCAACCAGAGGTAAATCTGGACCAAAGTTATGAGGCCCTAAAACGACCGAAAAAGATTGTTGATCCTGCAAATACAG AAGAGAAGTCACGACAACAAGAGCCATTAAAGCCATCTCAGGAATCAGAAGTAATGGATGCAAATCCTGAAAGGCCAGAAACGTCTCCTGCTGAGCAAAGTCATGATGAAGCTTCTGCCAGAGAAGTTGAAGTTTCTGCCAGAGAAGTTGGTTCTCTTGATGTTGCAATGTCAGATGTTGAGTTCGCAAACCAGGTGAAGTCTGTAAAGCAGAGTTTTGTGGATCGATCTGAAAACTTCAACATTCCACAGCTTGAGAGACTTTACACCCGAATTATGAAGGGAATTTTTGAAATCAAGGATAAAGAAAGTAGAGACAATCCCAAGGCTTCAATCATGAGATTTTTGCACAAGTTTGCAGAGGATAATGCAAATTTCTAG